TATACTGTAATTGTTGCAGCAAACGCTTCTGATCCGGCTCCGATGCAGGTTTATGCACCAATGGCTGGAGCAGCGATCGGGGAATTCTTCCGTGATACGGGTAGACCGGCTTTGATTGTTTATGATGACTTGTCTAAACAGGCTGTTGCTTACCGTGAGCTTTCTCTACTATTGAGAAGACCACCGGGTCGTGAAGCTTATCCAGGTGACGTTTTCTACCTTCACTCCAGATTATTGGAAAGAGCGGCGAAAGTAATCAACGATGATACGATTGCAGCACAAATGAACGATTTACCGGATTCATTAAAACCAATTGTTAAAGGTGGTGGTTCATTAACAGCACTTCCGATTATTGAAACTCAAGCGGGAGACGTTTCTGCTTATATTCCGACGAACGTAATTTCAATTACCGACGGTCAGATTTTCTTGGAAACTGATTTGTTTAACTCCGGAGTTCGTCCGGCAATTAACGTAGGTATTTCGGTATCTCGTGTTGGTGGTAATGCTCAGATTAAATCAATGAAAAAAGTTTCTGGAACATTGAAGCTTGACCAAGCACAATATAAAGAACTGGAAGCTTTTGCTAAATTTGGTTCAGACTTAGATGCTTCTACACAGGCGGTAATTTCTAAAGGAGAGAGAAACGTGGAAGTTTTGAAACAACCCGTAAACTCACCACTTCCTGTAGATAGCCAGGTTGCAATGATTTATGCAGGTACTGAAAACTTAATGCGTAATATTCCTATTGAGAAAGTAAGAGAGTTCCAAACTGAATATATTGCGTTCTTAAGATCTAAACATCCTGAGACCATGGCAGCAATTAAAATGGGAAAAATTGATGATTCAATTACTTCTGTTCTTAAGCAGGCTGCTACAGAACTTGCTTCTAAATACAACTAAAAAATATTCAATTTTCAGTATTCAGAATTTTTAATTTTGAATACTGAATTTTAAACTTTACAGTCAAAGAATGGCAAATTTAAAGGAAATACGGGGGAGAATTACTTCGATCTCATCTACAATGCAGATTACGAGTGCGATGAAAATGGTTTCGGCAGCGAAACTGAAGAAAGCAACCGATGCAATTGGGATGTTGAGACCTTACTCGGAAAAATTGCAGGAGATTATCGAAAATGTAAGTGCTTCAACTGATCTGGAAGGTGTGTCTACGTACACCGAAGAAAGAGAAGTAAACAAAGTACTTTACATTGTGGTAACTTCTAACAAAGGTTTGGCCGGCGCATTTAACTCTGCTGTAATCAAAGAACTTAACAAGTCAATTGCCAATACACCTCATGAGATAGAAATTCTGTCCGTAGGTAAAAAAGTATATGATGCAGTAAGAAAGAGCAAGAAAATTTATGATAATCAAAGTGGTATTTTTGATGGAATGAGCTTTGAGGTTGTTGCGAATTTTGTAGAAAACGTCATGAGAGATTACCGCGAAGGTCGTTTTGATAAAGTGTATGTGATTTACAATAAATTCATCAACGCTGCAACTCAGGAAGTACAGACCGAGCAGGTTCTGCCGATTTCTTTACCTCAAAATGTAGAGGCTTCAAACACCGATTATCTTTTTGAGCCTAATGCAAAAGAAATTTTAGACGTTTTAATGCCTAAATCAATTAAAACGCAGGTTTACAAAGCAATCTTAGATTCAGTGGCTTCTGAACATGGCGCTCGAATGACTGCAATGCACAAAGCAACCGATAATGCGGAAGCTCTTAGAAACGAGTTGAAAATTTTCTACAACAAAGCGCGTCAAGCTGCGATTACCAACGAGATTTTAGAAATCGTAGGTGGAGCAGAAGCTTTGAAGAATTCTTAGAAAGAGTATATTTTATAAAATTATAGACTGTGATATTTTTCACAGTCTTTTTTTTATGCGAAATCGAATTGCCAAGTTCTACTGATCATTAATCACAAACCACGCATAGGTTTATGTACTGATTATTAATATTTTAAGTAAGAAAATAGGTTGTTTCTTATAAATAAATTTTTTACTTTAAGCATTTTACTAAAAAAGAGAATCTAACCTTTAAGATAGCGTCTTTAGATTAGCTGCTTTTGTTTTTCCCCAGTTTACAGATATCGTAATTACTTCTATATTAATTATTTTATTTGTGTATCTTTGTGGCAATATTTTTAAATTTCTAAATGGACTCGGACATAGTCAAGCTCTTGTTAGCTGTATTCTTAGTAGTATTGAATGGTTTTTTCGTAGCCGCTGAATTCTCTATCGTTAAAGTTCGTTACTCTCAAATTCAATTGAAGGCCGCAGAGGGAGATTCGATGGCCAAACAGGCGGAACACATCATTAAGCATTTAGATGAATATCTTTCTGCAACCCAGCTCGGTATCACCTTGGCTTCCCTGGCTTTAGGTTGGGTCGGTGAAAGTGCAATGCATCACGTCATCGAAAATATGTTTCATTATTTCAATGTTGCTGTTGCAGATGCCACCATTACTACGATTTCCCTTGTATTAAGTTTCCTGATAATTACCGTAATGCATATTGTGTTTGGTGAATTAATTCCGAAATCTATTGCGATCAGAAAATCAGAATCTACAGCCATGTTTATCGCAATGCCTTTGCGTGTATTCTATACTGTTTTCAAGCCATTTATCTGGACCATGAACCACATGTCTAATGCATTTTTGCGTTTAATAAAAATTCATCCAGCTTCCGATCAGGAAATTCACTCTACCGAAGAATTGCAGTTATTGGTAAAACAGTCTGCCGATTCCGGAGCGATTGAAGAAGAAAACTACGAGATCATTAAAAATGCTTTTGATTTTACGGACCACTCTGCGAAGCAGATCATGATTCCGAGACAGAATATCTCGTCGATCGATATTGAAGAACCCATTGAAAATATTATTAATATCATTATGGAAAGCGGTTATTCCCGACTTCCCGTTTATAAAGATTCTATTGATAATATTATTGGAATATTTTATGCGAAAGAAATCATTCGCGAATATGTAAAAAGAAAGGGAGAAATTACCCATGAAGATTTAAACGATCTTATGCGGGAAGCATTTTTCGTGGTGGGAAGTAAGAAGATCTCTGACCTTTTAAAAGTTTTCCAGCAGAAAAAGCAGCATTTGGCAGTTGTTATTGATGAATTCGGTGGCACTGAAGGAATTGTAACCTTAGAAGATATTTTAGAAGAGTTGGTAGGTGAGATTCAGGATGAGGAAGATGAAGAAGAGAAAATCGTTGACAAAGTGGGCGAGAATGTTTTCTGGGTAAAAGCTACGCAACCTTTAGATGAGATCAATGAGAAGCTACCAAAAATTTTCCCACTTTCAGAAGATGGAGAATACAATACATTAGCAGGTTTTATTTTGCATGAACTCGAAGATATTCCGGGAGAAAATCAGGAATTCGTTATCAATGATTATCAGATTAAAATTCTGAAAATGCAGAATAAAAGTGTTGATCTTGTAGAACTTGTTTATGAAGAACCCAATATTATTTCGGAATTAGCCAACGAAATTGGAGAAATTTAATTTAAAGAATACTAATTTTTAAAATTAAAGACATGAGCATACATTATAATATTCCGGCAAACATTAAAGATTACGAAAAGCCGCAGCGGGAATACGAAGAAGACGTCGGACTGCTTGAGCAGGAAGATGAAGTATATAAAATCGTGTTGTGGAATGATGACGTAAATACCTTTGATTACGTTATAGAAGCCTTGATAGAAATTTGCGGGCATACCTTAGAACAGGCAGAACAATGTACGATGCTCGTTCACTACAAAGGCAAATGTACCGTAAAAACCGGGAGTTTAGAAAAGCTAAAACCCATGCACGAAAAATTACTTTCCCGAAGTTTAACTTCAGAAATTGTTTAAACCAAAGTTTCGTATTTCGAAACTTTTATTTTATAAAATAATATGAGTCCAGTTTTATTGATCATCATTGCAGCCACGGCAATCATCAGTTATATCGCTTTTAGCAATCACGCGCTTTTCGAAAAATACAAGTTCAATGTCGGTGCAATCTTGCGCAATAAAGAATATGTGCGGTTAATTTCTGCCGGTTTTTTACATGCAGATTTAATGCATTTGTTGTTCAACATGATGACGTTGTATTTCTTTGGACCCATTGTCATCGATGCTTTTGGTGCGTTCGGATTTCTTTTGGTGTATTTCGGATCTATTCTATTAGGAAACGTATTTTCCCTCTACCTCTATAAAAATCAATCCTGGTATTCTGCAATCGGAGCGAGTGGTGGAGTTTCGGGGATTTTATTTGCATCCATCGCGATGATTCCTGATTTGCCCATTTACTTTTTCTTTATTCCAATTGCCATTCCGGGGTACCTTTTCGGTTTCGCCTATTTTGGGTATTCCGTTTATATGATGCTCAATCCGCGACAAAACGATAATATCGGACATGCCGCGCATTTGGGCGGCGCATTTTTCGGCTTGGTTTACGCGGTTGCCCTTCAACCTGAACGAGCAGTGCAGAATGCTTTATACTTGGGAATTATGGCACTTCCGCTTATGTATATGGCGTATATGGTTTTCGTGAAAAAGCGAGTTGGTTAAAATTGTTAGGAGCAACAAAATTTACGCTTCTTAGAAATTCCGGTCCCGCTTTCCACTCTATCTTTTTTTCGTCGTTCCTCCTCAAAAAAGGATGCCGTTCCAATCGGGGCTAGAAGTTCACGCAGTTTTTCTTTTCGCGACAAATTTTTGCGGGTATTCCTTAAATAAGATGGCTACAATTTCATACAGTTTCTATTTTCATGGCAGAATTTTAACGAGGTATTTTAGTTAAAAATTCTTATAATTTCATTAGCAAAAGGATTACCCCGGTCTTAATAGATCCAGTTCAAAATAGTTTTTAGACAAGACCTTTAGAGAACTACTTCTTTTTGTAACAGTAATTGTTTCAAGATATATTGACTAATTCCGGTTTTGTAATTACATTTTAGATTCAATAAATCAGCGCAATAAAAATGAATAAATGCAACAATTCAACTTTTCGGCGCTCGCTTCGCTCGCGCCCACCTTCAACCTTCACCCTTTACCTTTCAACAATAAACTCTCCTCACTTTCTTCCCCAAACAATCCTCTCATTCCCAGACAAATCTCTCATCAATTCTGCTTCCGACAAAACATTAGTAAAAAGTTCCAAAGTTTCTTTTCCCAATTTCTGATTAATTTCCAGAAAAACCAATCCATTTTCATTCAAATGACTTTTGCAATCTTCTGCAATCTTTTCATAGAAGATCAAAGCATTTGAAGTTGGAGAAAACAATGCCATTTTAGGCTCAAACTCTTTTACCGAATCTGCAATCTCACCTTCTTCCTCGATTCCAATATAAGGCGGATTAGAAATGATAACATCATAAACCCCAGTCAAGTTTGCCTTCAAATAATCCTGGTGGATAAAATTAATTTCAACCTGCTGAAAATCTGCATTTCGCTGCGCAGTTTTCAAAGCGTTTTCAGAGAAGTCAATCGCCGAAACTTCCGCGTCCGGAAAACGTTTCTTTAACACAATCGGAATAATTGCAGAACCCGTTCCAATATCTAAAATTTTTAAATCCTTGTTATGGGAACCTGATTTGTTAATTTTATCAATCGCCAACTCCAACAATTCCTCCGTTTCAGGTCTTGGAATCAAAACATGTTCATCCACAAAAAACTTTAAACCATAAAATTCCGTTTCCCCTAAAATCTGTTGATAAGGTTTCCCGGTTGTAAGTTCAGATAAAAAAGAATTTAATTTTTCTTCTATATTTTCTGTCACATCTTCATCGCGGGCATTTCGAATTTCTATCGAATTCCATCCTGTTAAATGCTGAACAAAAACATCAAATAGCCGGGAAGACTCCGAATCATCATAAATGGAAAGAAGCTGTTTTTTAAAGTGAATTTTATATTGGGAATAGGTCATTTTATTGTTCAGTATTTTTCAGAATTTTAAATATAATTCCTTTTTTTGGAAAGGAGTGGAGATGCATTAAAAAATAATTGTAGAAAGCCCTTATAAAAAGCAAATTGTCTCGTTTCTAAGGCCAAATTTAAATAAATTCACTAATTTTGAAAAAATTGAAAAATAAAAATGAAAAAATATTTTCTGATGACTTTTTCTGCAGTAGTTCTAGTTTCCTGCGGTTCTTCAAAAAAAGTAGTGGTCAAGCGTGCAACTCCAACCAAAACTGTTGCTAAAACTGCTGACTTAAAAACGTTAGAATCAAATTATTCCGGTAAAAACTCCAATTTAGTCTCAGAATTACTACGCGACGCTAAGAAATATTTAGGTGCTCCTTATAAATACGCTGGAAATACGGCCTCCGGTTTTGATTGTTCTGGATTAGTAGCAAAAGTATTTGACGAAAATGAGTTGCAGCTTCCACGCAGATCCGAAGATCAAGCGAATAAAGGAGTTCCGATAAAAATAAAAGAAGCAAAACCGGGCGATCTTGTCTTTTTTGCAACATCAGGTGGTTCAAAAGTAACACATGTCGGAATTATTCACGATATCGGGCGTGACGGCGAAGTAAAATTTATTCATTCATCTACTTCAAAAGGCGTAATTATCTCTTCACTTAATGAAAAGTATTGGAACAAAGCATATCTTTTCGCCCGAAGAGTTTTGTAAATTTGTACGCTTTAAAATTTTAAAAATAAACTGATTATATGTTACAGCAAACCATAGAAAATATTTGGGACAACAGAGAATTGTTACAGAACGAAGACAGTAAAAAAGCCATTCGTGAAGTGATCCGACAATTAGATTTAGGAGAACTGCGTGTAGCCGAACCTACTGACGATGGCTGGAAAGTAAACGAATGGGTGAAAAAAGCCGTCGTGATGTATTTTCCAATCCAGAAAATGGAAACGATTGAAGTAGGTCCGTTCGAGTTTCATGACAAAATGCCTTTGAAAAGAAATTATGCTGAAAAAGGGGTGAGAGTCGTACCTCATGCGGTTGCAAGAGAAGGAGCTTACATCGCCTCCGGCGTGATTTTGATGCCTTCTTATGTAAATATTGGGGCGTACGTAGATTCTGGAACCATGGTTGATACCTGGGCAACTGTTGGAAGCTGTGCACAGATCGGGAAAGATGTTCACTTGAGTGGTGGAGTAGGAATTGGCGGCGTTCTAGAACCTTTACAGGCCGCTCCGGTCATTATTGAAGATAACGTTTTCGTGGGTTCCAGATGTATCGTTGTAGAAGGAGTTCATGTAGAAAGAGAAGCTGTGTTGGGAGCAAATGTGGTCTTAACTGCCTCTACAAAAATCATTGATGTTACGGGTGAAAATCCGGTTGAAATTAAAGGAAGAGTTCCGGCGCGTTCGGTGGTCATTCCCGGAAGTTATACCAAGAAGTTTCCAGCTGGAGAATATCAGGTACCTTGTGCTTTGATCATTGGGCAAAGAAAAGAATCTACGGATAAAAAAACTTCTCTTAACGACGCTTTGAGAGAAAATAATGTTTCCGTTTAATTCTGATCGCTATGGCAATTCCTAAGTATATTTTTCAAACTTTTAAGACCAAAAAATTGCCAGTGATCACCCGATGGCATATTTGGAACATGAAAAGACAAAACCCTGAATATGAATATTTTTTGTATGATGATGAGGATATTCAGGAGTTTTTTAAAAAGGAATTTCCTCAAGACTATTTAAAAGCTTACAATGAACTGACGATTGGTGCAGCAAAGGCAGATTTTTTCCGTTACGCGATTCTTTATAAGAAAGGCGGCGTCTATCTCGATATCGACAGTGGAATGTCAAAACCTTTAAAATATCTCATTCAGCATGATGATGTTGCACTGATCAGCAAGGAAAGACACGTTGGATTATTTTGCCAGTGGGCCTTAATTTTCGACAAAGGCCATCCTTTTTTGAAAAGAACGTTAGAAGATGTTTTAGAGAATATTCAGACGCACCGTTTTCCTCACGATGTGCATCAAACTACCGGTCCTACTGCATTCTCCAACGCGATCAGAGCTTGTATTGCTGAAGATCCTTCTATTCCTTACCGTATTTTTGATGGAATTGAATACCGCGGTTATTTGAAATTCAAGTATAAATTGGGTAAGTTTTTTCTATACAGTAAGAAATCAGACCATTGGAAACGCAAACAACTGACTCAGGATATCATTAAACCTGCGGAATAATGAAAATTGCTTTTGATGGGAAACGGTTTTTCAATAACAGTTCGGGTTTAGGAAACTATTCACGCGACTTAGTCAGGATTTTAGCGACTTATTTTTCGGAAAACAAATATGTACTTTTTAATGAAAATCAATCAGTAAAAGGTAAAGATATTCTGAATTTACCGAATGTTTCTTTTGTGGAAACTTCCAAAGGAAATTTTTCCCGACAATTGAAAATGGGTAAAGATGCACAGCAGATCAATGCAGATATTTTCCATGGACTTTCCGGTGAATTGCCTTTAAAATGGACAGATAAACCCATTAAAAAGATCGTTACCATTCATGATTTGATCTTCTTAAGATTTCCCCAATACTATTCTTTTTTTGACCGTAAAATCCATTTCTGGAAATTTAAAAAAGCCACAGAACAAGCCGATTTAATTATCGCCATTTCAGAACAGACCAAGCGGGATATTATTCAGTTTTTAAAAGTTCCGGAAGAAAAAATTAGGGTTGTTTATCAAGGCTGTCATCATGCTTTTAAAGTAAATCAAAGCGCAGACTTTTTAAATTCCATTAAAGAAAAATACAATCTTCCGAAAAGATTTATTTTGAATGTCGGAACAATTGAAGAGCGAAAAAACCTTTTACATATTGTTAAAGCCATTCATGGAACGGAAATCCCTTTAGTGGTCATCGGTAAGAAAACAAAATACTTTAATAAAGTTCAAAAGTTTGTAAAGAAAAATAAATTAGAAGATCAGGTTCAGTTTCTTGAAAATGTTTCAATGGAAGAATTGGCCACCATTTATAAACTGGCAGATATTTTCGTTTACCCAAGTTTTTTCGAAGGTTTTGGTATTCCTGTTATTGAATCTCTTTTTTCCGGAACGCCAGTAATTACAAGTAACATAAGTTGTCTGCCGGAAGCAGGTGGCGAGAATTCAGTTTACATAAATCCACACAATTTCGAAGACATTAAAGCCAAGATTTTATTTCTCTGGAATAACGAATCTGAAAGAAATCGAAGAACAGGAAAAAGTTTAGAATTCGTTCAGAAATTTAATGATGAAGAAATTGCTAAAAATTTACACGCTGTTTATCAGGAAGTTATAATTGAATAGAAATTAATTCTTGCAGGTTAAAATGTTTATCAGTTATATTTGCACAGTTAAAACAACATGAAAAATACAATCACTTTATTCCATCATCATCATCTCATCTAAAGACGAGTTGATATATTTATGGCATTAAGTGAATAAAATAAAATTAAACCGTCTGAGCAAAGACGGTTTTTTTTGTATCCAAAAATAAAGCATTTGTTCAGACCCAATCTCAAAATTGAACATGAACAAATTAAAAATTGCCCTCCAAAAAAGCGGACGCTTAAGCGAAAAATCCTTAGAACTTTTACAGGAATGTGGAATTAAAATTCCGGATTTTAAAAGTAAACTGAAAAATTCAGCCACTAATTTTCCTTTAGAAATACTGTTCCTTCGGGATGATGATATTCCCAAATATGTAGAACAAGGTATTGTCGATATTGGGATTATCGGAGAAAACGAAGTTCTGGAACAGAACAAAAATGTTGACTTAGTAAGAAAGCTGGGTTTTGCGAATTGTCGTTTATCACTTGCAATTCCGAAAGATGTAGAATATACCGATTTAAGTTTTTTCAATCAGAAAAAAATTGCAACATCTTATCCTTCAATTGTTAAAAACTATTTCGATAAAAAAAATATCAATGCCGAAATTGTGGAGATTTCTGGAAGTGTGGAAATCGCGCCAAGTATTGGTTTAGCAGATACCATTGCTGATTTGGTAAGTTCCGGAAGCACTTTATTACACAATGGTTTGAAAGAAGTGGAGCAGGTCTTAAAAAGTGAAGCCGTTCTAATTTCCAGCCGAAATCTTCCTGAGGATATTTCAATCATTCTGGAATCATTTCTTTTCCGAATTCAGGCAGTCATTAATTCCCGTGAGAACAAATACATTTTGTTAAACGCTCCAAACGATTCAATCGAAAAAATAATTGAAATTTTGCCAGGCATGAAATCTCCAACGGTTTTACCTTTAGCTGAAACTGGATGGAGTAGTATTCACTCTGTTGTTCGTGAAAATGAATTCTGGAAAATTATCGATGAGTTGAAAAAGTTTGGTGCAGAAGGTATCTTGGTGATTCCAATCGAAAAAATGGTTTTGTAATTTAATTGATCATGAAAAATATAATTAAATATCCGACGCAAAATACTTGGGAAACTTTGCTACAAAGACCATTGCTGGAAAAAAAGGATTTGAGAAATACCGTTCAGGAAATTTTCTTGAAGGTTAAAAATGAAAGAGATTCTGCCTTAAAAGAATTCTCGGAAAAATTTGATCAGGTTAATATTGAAAACTTATTGGTTTCTGAAGAAGAAATAGAATTTGCGATTAATGAAGTTTCAGAAGAATTAAAAACCGCAATCAATCAGGCTAAAGAAAACATCTATAAATTTCACGTTGCTCAAAAAGCAAATACCGAAGAAATTGAAACCACCGAAGGAGTTATTTGTTGGCGCGAATCGCGAGCGATTGAAAAAGTTGGATTATATATTCCAGGCGGAACCGCGTCGCTTTTTTCCACTGTTTTAATGTTGGCTATTCCGGCTCAAATTGCAGGTTGTAAAGAAGTGATTCTTTGCACGCCACCAAAAAAAGATGGTTCGATTAATCCCGCAATTTTATACACCGCGAAATTGTGTGGAATTACAAAAATTTTTAAAGTTGGCGGTGCGCAAGCCATTGCAGCTTTAACTTTTGGAACAGAAAGTATTCCCAAAGTTGACAAGATTTTCGGTCCCGGAAATCAATATGTGACGCAAGCGAAACAATTGGCGATGGAATTTAATGTCGCCATCGATTTACCAGCGGGTCCAAGCGAAGTTTTAGTGATGGCCGATCAATCCGCAAATCCTGAATTTTGTGCCGCAGATTTATTGTCTCAAGCAGAACACGGAACGGATTCTCAAGTTATTTTTATTTCGACAGATGAAATCATTTTTAATGAAACTTTAGACGAAATTGAAAAACAATTAGACGAACTTCCAAGAAATGAAATCGCAAAATTAGCCTTAGATAACAGCCGGTTTATTTTATTGAATTCAATTGATGAAGCCCTTGAAATGAGTAATTTCTATGCACCGGAACATTTAATTTTAGCGGTCGAAAATTCAAAAAGTTATATATCAAAAATTACAAACGCAGGTTCTATTTTTCTCGGAAATTACACACCGGAATCAGCGGGAGATTATGCAAGTGGAACCAATCACACTTTACCAACCAACGGTTTTGCGAGAAATTATAGTGGTGTTTCACTCGACAGTTTTGTTAAGAAAATAACCATTCAGGAAATTACAAAAATCGGACTGAAGAATATTGGAAAAACTATAGAGGTCATGGCAGCTGCAGAAGGTTTGGATGCTCACAAAAATGCTGTTTCACTTCGCTTAAAATCTTTAGAAAATGGAATTTAATTTAAATAAAATGATTCGTCCGCATTTAGTTGGAGTGAAATCATACCAAACTTTACGTGATTCCTATATTAATAAACAAGCGGTTTATTTGGATGCGAATGAAAATCCTTTCGGTGAATTTAACCGTTATCCGGATGGTGATCCAATTAAGTTAAAAAAGAAACTGGCCGAAATTAATCTAGCAAAAACTGAGAATTTATTTTTAGGAAACGGCAGCGATGAGTTGATCGATTTAACGATGCGCATTTTCTGCGAACCGACGAAAGATTCGATTATGATTATGAATCCGAGTTTTGTGATGTACGAAATTTATGCAAAAATGAATAATCTTCAGGTTGAAAAACTGCAATTGAATTCAGATTTTGAATTAGAGAAAGGTAAGTTTTTAAATACAATTTCTACAAGTCAGGCTAAAGTTTTATTTCTCTGTTCACCTAATAATCCAACCGGAAATTCAATTTCTGATCTAGAATTTTATATTCAAAATTTTAAGGGAATTGTAGTCGTTGATGAGGCGTATATTGAGTTTTCTCCAGCAGATTCTGCGGTCAAATTATTATATAAATATCCAAACTTAATTGTTTTAAAAACTTTATCAAAAGCTTTTGGAATGGCAGGTTTACGAATTGGAGTTGGTTTTGCCTCAGCAGAAATTGCGAGTTTGTTCATACAACTTAAACCTCCTTACAATATTAGTTCAGAAAGTCAAAAATTGGCTTTGGAGCAATTGAATCAAGTGCAAGAAATCGAAAATAACATCGGTTTCATTCTGGAAGAAAAGGAAAAATTAAAAAAAGGTTTAGATCAAATTAATGAGGTCGTAAAAATATATTCGTCCGATGCTAATTTTTTTCTCATTGAATTTAAAGATGCACAATTGATCTATCAGAAATTATTAGACAAAAATATTTTGACAAGTTTAAGACATCCCAATTTAAAAAACTGCCTTCGAATAAGTGTCGGAGCTGCTCAAGAAAATTCAGAACTATTAAAAGTATTATCAGAAATAGACGAATTATGAAAAAAGTATTATTCATCGACCGCGACGGAACTATAATTATTGAAACGCCGACAGATTTACAAGTAGATTCTTTAGAAAAATTAGAATTTTATCCAAAAGTGATTCAGAATTTAGCCAAGATTGTGAAAGAACTGGATTACGAATTGGTTATGGTTACGAATCAGGATGGTTTGGGTACGGATTCTTTTCCGCATGAAGATTTCAAAATTCCACAGGAAAAAATGTTGAAGACTTTGGCCAATGAAAATATTGTTTTTTCAGATATTTTAATTGATAATAGTTTTAAATCTGAAAATTCGCCCAACAGAAAACCTCGAACTGGATTGCTTCAAAAATACATCTATGGAAACTATGATCTGAAAAATTCCTTCGTCATTGGAGATCGGAAAACAGATGTAGAACTGGCGAAAAATTTAGGAACACAATCTATTTTCATTTCTAAAGAAAATTTTGAAGATGCGTTTTTAACTACTGATAATTGGGATGAAATTTATCAATATTTAAAGCAGATTCCAAGGAAAGCAAAGGTCAATCGAAAAACAAAAGAAACAGAGATTTCAATTGAACTGAATCTCGACGGAAGCGGAAAATCTAATATCAACACCGGTTTGGCTTTCTTTGATCACATGCTCGAACAGATTTCAAAACACGGAAATTTTGATTTAAAAGTTTTGGTAAATGGCGATCTTCAGGTTGATGAACATCACACGATTGAAGATACGGCTTTGGTTTTCGGAACTTGTTTTGAGCAAGCGTTAGGTTCAAAAAAAGGAATTGAGCGTTATGCTTTTGCTTTACCAATGGACGATTGTTTGGCGCAAGTCGCGCTCGATTTTGGTGGACGTAATTGGTTGGTTTGGAACGTTGATTTTAAAAGAGAAAAAATCGGTGATGTTCCGACTGAATTGTTTTATCATTTCTTTAAATCATTCACAGATACTGGAAAATGTAATCTCAATATTCAATGTGAAGGCGAAAATGAACACCATAAAATTGAATCGATCTTTAAAGCTTTTGCGAAAGTTTTACGAGATGCGGTGAAGCGAGATGACAATAATTTTTCAATTCCAAGTACAAAAGGAGTATTATGATAGCGATTATCGATTACGTTGCCGGAAATGTAAAATCCGTTGAAAATGCTGTGAGAAAATTGGGTTACGAAACCTTAATAAC
This DNA window, taken from Kaistella carnis, encodes the following:
- the atpA gene encoding F0F1 ATP synthase subunit alpha, which translates into the protein MAEINPAEVSAILKQQLANFDTQSNVEEVGTVLTIGDGIALVYGLENVQYGELVKFQSGVEGIVLNLAEDNVGVALLGESKLVKEGDTVNRTQRISSIKVGEGMLGRVVDTLGNPIDGKGPISGETYEMPLERKAPGVIFRQPVTEPLQTGIVAIDSMIPVGRGQRELIIGDRQTGKTVVAIDTIINQREFYDAGEPVFCIYVAIGQKGSTVAQIAKTLEDKGALAYTVIVAANASDPAPMQVYAPMAGAAIGEFFRDTGRPALIVYDDLSKQAVAYRELSLLLRRPPGREAYPGDVFYLHSRLLERAAKVINDDTIAAQMNDLPDSLKPIVKGGGSLTALPIIETQAGDVSAYIPTNVISITDGQIFLETDLFNSGVRPAINVGISVSRVGGNAQIKSMKKVSGTLKLDQAQYKELEAFAKFGSDLDASTQAVISKGERNVEVLKQPVNSPLPVDSQVAMIYAGTENLMRNIPIEKVREFQTEYIAFLRSKHPETMAAIKMGKIDDSITSVLKQAATELASKYN
- the atpG gene encoding ATP synthase F1 subunit gamma, which gives rise to MANLKEIRGRITSISSTMQITSAMKMVSAAKLKKATDAIGMLRPYSEKLQEIIENVSASTDLEGVSTYTEEREVNKVLYIVVTSNKGLAGAFNSAVIKELNKSIANTPHEIEILSVGKKVYDAVRKSKKIYDNQSGIFDGMSFEVVANFVENVMRDYREGRFDKVYVIYNKFINAATQEVQTEQVLPISLPQNVEASNTDYLFEPNAKEILDVLMPKSIKTQVYKAILDSVASEHGARMTAMHKATDNAEALRNELKIFYNKARQAAITNEILEIVGGAEALKNS
- a CDS encoding hemolysin family protein, with protein sequence MDSDIVKLLLAVFLVVLNGFFVAAEFSIVKVRYSQIQLKAAEGDSMAKQAEHIIKHLDEYLSATQLGITLASLALGWVGESAMHHVIENMFHYFNVAVADATITTISLVLSFLIITVMHIVFGELIPKSIAIRKSESTAMFIAMPLRVFYTVFKPFIWTMNHMSNAFLRLIKIHPASDQEIHSTEELQLLVKQSADSGAIEEENYEIIKNAFDFTDHSAKQIMIPRQNISSIDIEEPIENIINIIMESGYSRLPVYKDSIDNIIGIFYAKEIIREYVKRKGEITHEDLNDLMREAFFVVGSKKISDLLKVFQQKKQHLAVVIDEFGGTEGIVTLEDILEELVGEIQDEEDEEEKIVDKVGENVFWVKATQPLDEINEKLPKIFPLSEDGEYNTLAGFILHELEDIPGENQEFVINDYQIKILKMQNKSVDLVELVYEEPNIISELANEIGEI
- a CDS encoding ATP-dependent Clp protease adaptor ClpS; protein product: MSIHYNIPANIKDYEKPQREYEEDVGLLEQEDEVYKIVLWNDDVNTFDYVIEALIEICGHTLEQAEQCTMLVHYKGKCTVKTGSLEKLKPMHEKLLSRSLTSEIV
- a CDS encoding rhomboid family intramembrane serine protease; translated protein: MSPVLLIIIAATAIISYIAFSNHALFEKYKFNVGAILRNKEYVRLISAGFLHADLMHLLFNMMTLYFFGPIVIDAFGAFGFLLVYFGSILLGNVFSLYLYKNQSWYSAIGASGGVSGILFASIAMIPDLPIYFFFIPIAIPGYLFGFAYFGYSVYMMLNPRQNDNIGHAAHLGGAFFGLVYAVALQPERAVQNALYLGIMALPLMYMAYMVFVKKRVG
- the prmC gene encoding peptide chain release factor N(5)-glutamine methyltransferase, giving the protein MTYSQYKIHFKKQLLSIYDDSESSRLFDVFVQHLTGWNSIEIRNARDEDVTENIEEKLNSFLSELTTGKPYQQILGETEFYGLKFFVDEHVLIPRPETEELLELAIDKINKSGSHNKDLKILDIGTGSAIIPIVLKKRFPDAEVSAIDFSENALKTAQRNADFQQVEINFIHQDYLKANLTGVYDVIISNPPYIGIEEEGEIADSVKEFEPKMALFSPTSNALIFYEKIAEDCKSHLNENGLVFLEINQKLGKETLELFTNVLSEAELMRDLSGNERIVWGRK